One window of Candidatus Methylocalor cossyra genomic DNA carries:
- a CDS encoding ABC transporter permease, whose translation MLEALGRWQAVWRRNALAWRKSARTALLGGFAEPLFYLFALGYGLGGFIREVEGLSYLGFLMAGILSTSAMNAATFEGLYLAYTRMEVLRTWDSMLAAPLGIDDVVMGEVLWMGTKSLISAGLILIVTALLGMVTHWTAVAVLPVAFLAGICFGGMALVVTSFARSYDFFVYYITLLVTPMVLLSGVFFPLDAVPSPLRIGVGCLPLLHVVETIRPLVVGRWSADLLWHLAVMGVYAILAVTIAIWRLRRRLLR comes from the coding sequence ATGCTTGAGGCGCTCGGCCGCTGGCAGGCGGTTTGGCGCCGTAACGCGCTGGCTTGGCGGAAATCGGCGAGGACTGCCCTGCTTGGGGGATTCGCGGAACCGCTGTTTTATCTCTTTGCCTTGGGCTACGGGCTCGGTGGCTTTATCCGTGAGGTCGAGGGGCTTTCGTACCTGGGGTTTCTCATGGCCGGGATCCTTTCCACCTCAGCGATGAACGCCGCGACCTTCGAAGGTCTGTACCTGGCCTATACGCGCATGGAAGTGCTGCGCACCTGGGACAGCATGCTGGCGGCGCCCCTCGGCATCGACGACGTGGTGATGGGCGAGGTGCTGTGGATGGGCACTAAGAGTCTGATCAGTGCCGGCCTGATCCTGATCGTCACAGCCTTGCTCGGAATGGTCACCCACTGGACCGCCGTGGCGGTGCTGCCGGTAGCTTTCCTGGCGGGGATTTGTTTCGGCGGCATGGCCTTGGTGGTGACTTCCTTCGCGCGCAGTTACGACTTCTTCGTGTATTACATCACGTTGCTCGTCACCCCCATGGTGCTTTTGAGTGGGGTGTTTTTTCCTCTCGATGCTGTGCCGTCGCCACTGCGAATCGGGGTGGGCTGCCTGCCGCTGCTGCACGTGGTCGAGACGATTCGGCCGTTGGTGGTGGGGCGATGGAGTGCCGACCTGCTTTGGCACCTGGCGGTGATGGGCGTTTATGCCATCTTGGCCGTCACCATCGCCATTTGGCGGCTGCGGCGGCGCTTGTTGCGCTAG